The following proteins come from a genomic window of Vallitaleaceae bacterium 9-2:
- a CDS encoding class I SAM-dependent methyltransferase: MQEKLKILLTPPALYEKTTTAFWNDTHISKQMLKAHLNPNIEGASRTKKFIDESVAWIHQMIPPTSNPLLLDVGCGPGIYAEKFAHLGYQVTGIDFSKRSIEYGRSSAKKQNLTINYLYEDYLQIHLQKEYDLITMIYCDYGALTKNERSILLKKLYHHLKPTKKMLLDVFSTKKFIDFKEIQTWQSYPQGGFWNRAPHIALHRYCKYHDNVTLEQTTIFTEQTMATYNLWTTYFTMHSLIKEVTDAGFKVCNVYGDVKGTPYEDNQTTLAILVEK; encoded by the coding sequence ATGCAAGAAAAATTAAAGATACTTTTAACCCCACCAGCTTTGTATGAAAAAACAACCACCGCTTTTTGGAATGACACACATATTTCTAAGCAGATGCTCAAAGCACATTTGAACCCTAATATTGAAGGTGCAAGTAGAACAAAAAAGTTCATAGATGAATCTGTCGCATGGATACATCAGATGATTCCACCAACAAGCAATCCCTTGCTACTAGATGTTGGTTGTGGTCCCGGAATATATGCCGAAAAATTTGCTCACTTAGGTTATCAGGTAACCGGTATTGATTTTTCAAAGCGTTCTATTGAATACGGCCGTTCATCTGCAAAAAAACAGAATCTTACCATCAATTATCTATACGAAGACTACTTACAGATACACCTGCAAAAAGAATACGACCTCATCACAATGATCTATTGCGATTATGGCGCATTAACCAAAAATGAGCGAAGTATACTTTTAAAAAAACTATATCATCATCTAAAGCCAACAAAAAAAATGTTACTTGATGTATTCTCCACTAAAAAATTCATTGACTTCAAAGAAATACAAACTTGGCAAAGCTATCCACAGGGCGGCTTTTGGAATAGAGCACCGCATATCGCCTTACATCGCTACTGTAAATACCATGACAATGTAACTCTCGAACAGACGACTATTTTTACCGAACAAACAATGGCAACATATAATCTATGGACAACATATTTTACCATGCACTCATTAATCAAAGAGGTAACCGATGCCGGTTTTAAAGTATGCAATGTCTATGGTGATGTTAAAGGAACTCCATACGAAGACAACCAAACGACTTTAGCTATTTTAGTAGAAAAATAA
- a CDS encoding DUF1801 domain-containing protein: MVNDKNCIVDYIEKQDNQIRPLLYQVRDAIIQVIPEAQERIAWGMPTFWQHHNIIHFAAFKKHIGLYPGPEAIIHFSEALKAYKTSKGAIQFPYTEPIPIDLIEKITRWCYQTGQHH, from the coding sequence ATGGTAAATGATAAGAACTGCATCGTTGACTATATTGAAAAACAAGATAATCAGATACGTCCTTTGTTGTATCAAGTGAGGGATGCTATTATACAAGTGATTCCAGAGGCACAAGAACGGATTGCATGGGGGATGCCGACTTTTTGGCAACACCATAATATCATTCATTTTGCAGCATTTAAAAAACATATTGGTCTTTATCCTGGACCAGAGGCGATTATTCACTTTTCAGAGGCACTAAAAGCTTATAAGACAAGCAAAGGTGCGATTCAATTCCCTTATACAGAACCGATACCGATAGACTTAATCGAAAAAATTACTCGGTGGTGTTACCAAACAGGGCAACATCACTAA
- a CDS encoding RbsD/FucU domain-containing protein yields MLKNVPKILTPDLLKYLDEMGHNDVLVIGDGNFPGVSLAKANNGNLVRYDATGTLEIMKAILEMIPLDSYVKTPVVLMEKELCDETLDIPIWREIKDLVKEHDSRGEQAIGYMNRFDFYESTKKASVVVQTGEEATYACVLIRKGVIK; encoded by the coding sequence ATGCTAAAGAATGTACCTAAAATACTTACACCAGACTTATTAAAGTATCTTGATGAAATGGGACATAATGATGTGCTAGTCATTGGTGATGGTAACTTTCCGGGAGTATCTCTTGCAAAAGCGAATAATGGGAACTTAGTAAGGTATGATGCAACAGGAACCCTAGAGATTATGAAAGCCATATTAGAGATGATTCCTTTAGACAGCTATGTAAAAACGCCTGTAGTACTTATGGAAAAAGAACTCTGTGATGAAACTCTAGATATTCCAATATGGCGTGAGATTAAAGACCTTGTGAAAGAGCATGATTCACGTGGAGAACAAGCCATTGGATATATGAATCGATTTGATTTTTATGAAAGCACGAAAAAGGCTTCAGTCGTTGTTCAAACAGGTGAAGAAGCAACTTATGCTTGTGTTCTTATTCGAAAAGGCGTGATTAAGTAA
- a CDS encoding TetR/AcrR family transcriptional regulator encodes MLKQKPVNMNGKRSIDLLVEAMFKLMEEKPFQSITISELTRSAGVVRNTFYAHFNTKTDVLTYYIFSVFENGLKAYDEDRSFDYKTMGAFYFDVWSENMSFLKLLEQNDMLSVLNDFENQLDALGLTEKLNASCPVSDKAYSYLGTFYASALVSVIKRWVKTGMQETPKELNEIYMELTGVELFTC; translated from the coding sequence ATGTTAAAACAAAAACCGGTTAATATGAACGGAAAAAGGTCGATTGATTTACTTGTTGAAGCGATGTTCAAATTAATGGAAGAAAAACCTTTTCAAAGTATTACAATATCAGAACTTACACGAAGTGCAGGCGTTGTACGCAACACCTTTTATGCGCATTTTAATACGAAGACAGATGTGTTGACGTATTATATATTTTCAGTTTTTGAGAATGGATTAAAGGCCTATGATGAAGACAGGAGTTTTGATTACAAAACAATGGGAGCATTTTATTTTGATGTATGGTCTGAGAATATGTCTTTTTTGAAACTTTTGGAACAAAACGATATGCTAAGTGTACTTAATGATTTTGAAAATCAGTTGGACGCACTTGGGTTAACTGAAAAGCTGAATGCGTCTTGTCCGGTTTCAGATAAGGCATATAGCTATCTTGGCACATTCTATGCATCGGCTTTAGTTAGTGTGATTAAACGCTGGGTAAAGACAGGGATGCAAGAGACACCCAAAGAGCTTAATGAAATATATATGGAGTTGACAGGAGTAGAGCTTTTTACATGTTAA
- a CDS encoding LacI family DNA-binding transcriptional regulator yields the protein MNNKNIAKKSTMADVAKKAGVTKGTVSHVINDTAPISEKTKNKVFKAIKELNYTPNAMARGLRRSESKMIGLLVPDITNEYYSQIARSFIDMAYEDGYTVMLCSFQYDLERERIELDVLVNKSVDAIVIIGGSNDDKALLSNVKKMGIPIILGDRSYENGKNIFPSVEFDNRSMVKQVINYLTKKNYTRIGFVTETLTMTNLKDRYDGYMEGMREHHLEIKKDYIFVEKNLQLNKTTAGYDLMKQLLATKTIEELPEVFITTSDLVAIGMIGAIKDEGYSVPDDFGVVGYDNLSISAFLEPALTTIAQDANQIGSAAWDIVTQLLTKKNVYMPHLLLQQEFVIRKSI from the coding sequence ATGAACAATAAAAATATAGCGAAAAAATCGACAATGGCAGATGTTGCCAAAAAAGCTGGAGTCACAAAAGGAACAGTGTCACATGTGATTAACGATACTGCGCCAATTTCAGAGAAAACAAAGAATAAAGTTTTTAAGGCAATAAAGGAATTAAATTATACCCCGAATGCAATGGCTAGAGGGCTTAGACGAAGTGAATCTAAAATGATAGGTTTGCTTGTTCCAGATATCACCAATGAATACTACTCTCAAATTGCACGTAGTTTTATTGATATGGCCTATGAAGATGGGTATACAGTTATGCTATGCAGTTTTCAATATGACTTGGAACGTGAACGTATTGAATTAGACGTATTAGTTAATAAAAGTGTGGATGCCATTGTTATCATAGGTGGAAGTAATGATGACAAAGCACTCCTATCTAACGTGAAAAAAATGGGTATTCCGATAATATTAGGTGATAGAAGCTACGAAAATGGAAAAAATATTTTCCCATCGGTAGAGTTTGATAATCGTTCTATGGTTAAGCAAGTGATTAATTATTTGACGAAAAAAAATTATACACGTATTGGCTTTGTAACAGAAACCTTAACAATGACAAACTTAAAAGATCGATACGATGGTTATATGGAAGGAATGCGTGAGCATCACCTTGAGATAAAAAAAGACTACATTTTTGTTGAAAAAAACCTTCAGTTAAACAAAACAACGGCAGGTTACGATTTGATGAAACAATTATTAGCAACCAAAACAATTGAGGAACTACCAGAGGTGTTTATCACAACATCAGATTTAGTTGCTATCGGCATGATTGGTGCGATAAAAGATGAAGGATATTCAGTACCGGATGATTTTGGTGTAGTAGGATATGATAATTTGTCGATTTCTGCTTTTTTAGAACCGGCACTTACAACCATTGCACAAGATGCAAATCAAATAGGAAGCGCAGCATGGGACATCGTTACACAGCTGTTGACGAAAAAAAATGTATATATGCCACATCTTTTGTTACAGCAAGAATTTGTTATACGTAAATCGATATAA
- a CDS encoding SPFH domain-containing protein, producing the protein MAIVDVIKYDGNPDVFAWKYPNSELGTWSQLIVHESQEAILFKGGKVCDVFQAGRHTLSTENIPVLNKLVNLPFGKRSPFSAEVWFVNKVFSLDVKWGTSTPIQLQDPKYNIFIPVRAFGQFGIRIEDSHKFLVKLMGNLPQLDKSHLVKYFRGVYLTRAKDAISSYLIHENISILEINAYLDEISSFLLERIRPTFEEYGIRLVSFYVNDINVPEEDQAVKKLKQALAKKAEMDIVGYNYQQERSFDTLEGAATNPGSMQSGLMGAGIGLGVGAGVGSMVGQQFGGLSNTINTSRQKQCPKCHASIEQDVRFCKHCGHDTTLVEQAKDMMKCVECGAKINENSKFCIECGTPVGKQCENCGVTLPKNSKFCPECGQSVVNQCPNCQATLDANAKFCPECGTSTR; encoded by the coding sequence ATGGCAATTGTTGATGTTATTAAGTATGATGGGAATCCAGATGTGTTTGCATGGAAATATCCAAATAGTGAATTGGGAACGTGGTCGCAATTAATTGTACATGAATCACAGGAAGCTATTTTATTTAAAGGTGGTAAGGTGTGTGATGTCTTTCAAGCGGGGAGGCATACGCTAAGCACAGAAAATATTCCGGTATTGAATAAATTGGTTAATCTTCCATTTGGTAAACGGTCTCCTTTTAGTGCAGAAGTATGGTTTGTTAACAAAGTTTTTTCTTTGGATGTTAAGTGGGGGACATCTACACCTATTCAATTACAAGATCCAAAATATAATATTTTTATTCCGGTTAGGGCATTTGGGCAATTTGGTATTCGCATAGAAGATTCACATAAGTTTTTGGTTAAATTAATGGGGAATCTTCCGCAACTGGATAAAAGCCACCTAGTAAAATATTTTAGAGGTGTGTATTTAACACGGGCTAAGGATGCAATTTCTTCTTATTTAATTCATGAAAATATTAGTATACTTGAAATAAATGCATATCTGGATGAAATATCAAGCTTTTTATTGGAACGTATCCGTCCAACATTTGAGGAATATGGAATACGTCTTGTTTCATTTTATGTAAATGACATCAACGTTCCAGAAGAAGATCAAGCAGTCAAGAAACTTAAGCAAGCGTTGGCAAAAAAAGCTGAGATGGATATTGTGGGATATAACTATCAACAAGAACGCTCTTTTGATACACTTGAAGGTGCAGCAACCAATCCCGGCTCTATGCAAAGTGGTTTGATGGGCGCGGGTATCGGTTTAGGCGTAGGCGCAGGTGTTGGAAGCATGGTTGGACAACAGTTTGGTGGACTGAGCAATACGATTAATACGTCCAGACAAAAACAATGCCCAAAGTGCCATGCTTCTATTGAACAAGATGTGCGTTTTTGTAAGCATTGTGGACATGATACAACACTTGTAGAACAAGCAAAAGATATGATGAAATGTGTGGAATGTGGTGCGAAGATAAATGAAAACTCAAAGTTTTGTATTGAGTGTGGGACACCTGTAGGCAAACAATGTGAAAATTGTGGAGTGACGCTACCCAAAAACAGCAAGTTTTGCCCAGAATGTGGACAAAGTGTAGTGAATCAATGCCCGAACTGCCAAGCAACACTTGATGCGAATGCTAAGTTCTGTCCAGAATGCGGAACATCGACAAGATAA
- a CDS encoding ABC transporter permease produces the protein MQNKIKKIVQHNEFYIFLVILLISILIQIQSGQFFTPNNLVDLTSALIVPGLFAIGAFMILLSGGIDVSFPALASLSVYATTQILINMDYQGGMALPVILCLIFGGAFGAVNGILISRFKLQPLIVTLGAASLFKGIMQGVLESVQISVLPKGMEAFGEASLFVAKNPESGLTSRMPSAILVLVVVLIIVYFILNHTMYGRGIYAIGGNEISAERAGFNVKRIKLTLYIAVGMISSLAGLIRVCMMGQLHPTNMLGMEMMIIAGVVLGGVAITGGAGTLLGCILGTMLIVLVQNSLILLGIPTFWQGLFLGVLIIVGTGISALKIQKKRKIKKQSKNGRRIGNETV, from the coding sequence ATGCAGAATAAAATAAAAAAAATAGTACAGCATAATGAATTTTATATTTTTCTGGTTATTCTTTTAATAAGTATATTAATACAAATACAATCAGGTCAATTTTTTACACCGAACAACTTGGTGGACTTAACTTCAGCACTCATTGTTCCGGGATTATTTGCAATTGGGGCATTTATGATTTTACTCTCAGGCGGGATTGATGTGTCTTTTCCTGCATTGGCGTCATTAAGTGTATATGCAACGACACAGATATTAATCAATATGGATTATCAAGGTGGGATGGCTTTGCCTGTAATTCTTTGCTTGATTTTTGGTGGAGCCTTTGGTGCGGTAAATGGCATATTGATATCTCGGTTTAAACTACAGCCTTTAATTGTAACATTAGGTGCAGCAAGTTTATTTAAAGGGATTATGCAAGGGGTTCTTGAAAGTGTACAGATTTCTGTCTTACCAAAAGGTATGGAAGCATTTGGCGAAGCGTCTCTTTTTGTTGCAAAAAATCCCGAGTCTGGATTGACTTCAAGAATGCCAAGTGCAATTCTTGTCCTAGTGGTAGTCTTGATTATTGTATATTTCATATTAAATCATACAATGTATGGGCGAGGAATTTATGCAATCGGAGGCAATGAAATCAGCGCAGAACGTGCAGGATTTAATGTAAAAAGAATTAAGCTCACCTTATATATTGCGGTTGGAATGATTTCAAGTCTTGCAGGACTTATTCGTGTCTGTATGATGGGACAATTGCATCCGACGAACATGCTTGGCATGGAGATGATGATTATTGCTGGCGTTGTCCTAGGTGGCGTTGCTATTACAGGCGGAGCCGGTACGCTATTAGGATGTATTTTAGGGACCATGTTAATCGTTCTCGTACAAAACTCCTTGATTTTATTAGGCATTCCAACATTTTGGCAAGGGTTATTCTTAGGTGTATTAATTATTGTAGGAACGGGAATCAGTGCTCTAAAGATACAAAAGAAAAGAAAGATAAAAAAACAAAGCAAAAATGGACGGAGGATAGGCAATGAAACAGTATAA
- a CDS encoding DUF2200 domain-containing protein, whose translation MGKHKIYTMPFSKVYPLYIAKAEKKGRTKEEVDQIICWLTGYRQEEVEKLVRQNVSVEVFFEEALNFNPASSQIKGVICGIRVEEVQEPIMRRIRYLDKLIDELAKGKPMEKIIKPI comes from the coding sequence ATGGGAAAACACAAAATTTATACGATGCCCTTTTCGAAAGTATATCCATTATATATAGCTAAAGCGGAAAAAAAGGGGCGTACGAAAGAAGAAGTAGATCAAATCATATGCTGGTTGACGGGATATCGTCAAGAAGAGGTAGAAAAATTGGTCAGACAAAACGTATCTGTTGAGGTGTTTTTTGAAGAGGCGCTAAACTTTAACCCAGCTTCATCACAAATTAAAGGTGTAATATGTGGGATTCGAGTTGAAGAAGTGCAAGAACCAATCATGCGAAGAATACGCTATCTAGATAAGTTGATTGATGAATTAGCCAAAGGAAAACCAATGGAGAAAATCATTAAACCGATTTAA
- a CDS encoding sugar ABC transporter ATP-binding protein — MTKSVLKVSEIEKSFTGVQALKGVSLEIAPGEIHCLAGENGSGKSTLIKVIAGVHTADGGQIEFSGKTFKKITPIDAIRNGVQVIYQDFSIFPNLSVMENLAFNTELANNRKIANKKNMRKIAQEAIAKINFSVDLDAKVGDLPVASKQLIAICRALMFNAKLIIMDEPTTALTRKEVNALFKIIFDLKKQGIAILFVSHKLDEMFEICEKFSILRNGELVFTGKTKELDNEKFSYYMTGRNFVEKAFVPKKIEDKPILEVKNLTLSECYEDVSFALAKGQILGITGILGSGRTELALSLFGMKKADSGTVIINGKKVVLDSPSVAMANKIGYVPEDRLTEGLFLQRSIGDNIVISEIDNMVNQFKILDKKKVDDEIAKWVEELSIATPNPDNACNTLSGGNQQRIVLAKWLARDLDILILNGPSVGVDIGSKYDIHQVLKKLANQGLAIIIISDDIPEVLSLSSDVLIMRDGQIMATMKTSETNVEELTAKMM; from the coding sequence ATGACAAAGAGTGTATTAAAAGTTTCAGAAATAGAGAAATCTTTTACCGGGGTTCAAGCACTTAAAGGGGTTTCACTAGAAATTGCGCCAGGTGAAATACATTGTTTAGCAGGTGAAAATGGGAGCGGAAAATCGACCTTAATTAAAGTGATAGCCGGTGTACATACAGCCGATGGTGGTCAGATAGAATTTAGCGGAAAAACATTTAAGAAAATCACGCCGATTGATGCGATTCGCAATGGGGTACAGGTCATATATCAAGATTTTTCAATCTTCCCTAACCTGTCAGTTATGGAAAATCTAGCCTTTAACACTGAACTTGCGAATAATCGTAAAATAGCAAATAAAAAGAACATGCGAAAGATTGCACAAGAAGCGATAGCAAAAATCAACTTTAGTGTTGACCTTGATGCAAAAGTAGGCGACTTACCTGTTGCAAGTAAGCAATTGATTGCTATATGTCGAGCCCTTATGTTTAATGCGAAGTTAATCATCATGGATGAGCCGACAACAGCGTTGACAAGAAAAGAAGTCAATGCCTTATTCAAAATAATTTTTGATTTAAAAAAACAAGGCATTGCAATTTTATTTGTAAGTCATAAATTAGATGAGATGTTTGAAATATGTGAAAAATTTTCAATTCTTCGCAATGGAGAGTTGGTTTTTACCGGAAAAACAAAAGAATTAGATAATGAAAAATTCTCGTATTATATGACAGGTAGAAATTTTGTAGAAAAAGCATTTGTCCCTAAAAAAATCGAAGACAAGCCCATACTTGAAGTGAAAAATCTTACATTAAGCGAATGTTATGAGGATGTCTCGTTTGCACTTGCAAAAGGGCAAATCTTGGGTATAACAGGGATTTTAGGCTCAGGAAGAACAGAGCTTGCCTTATCTTTATTTGGAATGAAAAAAGCGGATTCAGGGACGGTTATCATAAATGGAAAAAAAGTAGTACTTGACAGCCCGTCTGTAGCCATGGCCAATAAGATTGGATATGTACCCGAAGATCGACTTACAGAAGGGCTATTTCTCCAACGAAGTATTGGTGATAATATCGTTATATCAGAAATCGATAATATGGTTAACCAATTTAAGATTTTGGATAAAAAGAAGGTCGATGATGAGATTGCAAAGTGGGTCGAAGAATTATCGATTGCAACGCCAAATCCTGATAACGCATGCAATACATTGTCAGGGGGGAATCAGCAGCGTATTGTTTTAGCAAAATGGTTAGCAAGAGATTTGGATATATTAATTTTGAATGGACCTTCAGTGGGTGTAGATATTGGGTCAAAGTATGATATTCATCAAGTGCTTAAAAAACTTGCCAATCAAGGACTAGCTATCATTATTATTTCGGATGATATTCCGGAAGTTCTTTCATTGTCCTCAGATGTATTAATCATGAGAGACGGTCAGATTATGGCAACAATGAAAACTTCAGAAACGAATGTAGAAGAACTGACAGCAAAGATGATGTGA
- a CDS encoding autoinducer 2 ABC transporter substrate-binding protein: MKKLVAMFLVMVMVLSLGACSPKGDQTNQQAKSGESQASSSEGSSDVTASDSDESEWEIVVVPKDATNPWFVRMEEGVKEFQSETGLNIYQRGTPEIDATLQSQLIADLIAADVDAICVVPVDPQSLEPVLKQAREAGIIVVSHEGASIENTDYNIEAFSNDKYGAFIMDNLAKAMGEEGIYTTMVGHVTNASHNEWADGGVLHQQEAYPNMTLLEAEPRVESEDNGDVAYQKAKELLKKYPDLKGIMGTSSFDSPGIARAIEELGLTGKVFTAGTGLPAANAQILKGGSVDALTLWDPALAGKAMASIAVKMLRGEEITNHMDLGVEGYEDVVFKEGSDKVLEGQGWIVINKDNVDSFGF, encoded by the coding sequence ATGAAAAAATTAGTTGCAATGTTTTTAGTAATGGTGATGGTTTTATCACTGGGGGCATGTTCACCAAAAGGTGACCAAACGAATCAACAGGCAAAGTCAGGAGAGTCTCAAGCATCATCCTCAGAGGGAAGTAGCGATGTTACAGCAAGCGATTCGGATGAATCTGAATGGGAAATCGTAGTGGTACCCAAGGATGCTACAAACCCATGGTTTGTGCGGATGGAAGAAGGTGTAAAAGAATTTCAAAGTGAAACAGGGTTAAATATCTATCAAAGAGGAACACCTGAAATTGATGCAACACTTCAGTCACAACTTATCGCTGACTTGATTGCCGCTGATGTTGATGCAATTTGTGTTGTTCCGGTTGATCCACAAAGTTTAGAACCTGTATTAAAGCAAGCAAGAGAAGCTGGAATAATTGTGGTATCCCATGAAGGGGCTTCAATCGAAAATACCGATTATAACATTGAAGCATTTTCAAATGACAAATACGGAGCGTTTATTATGGATAACCTTGCAAAAGCAATGGGAGAAGAGGGAATATACACAACTATGGTGGGACATGTTACTAATGCGTCTCACAATGAATGGGCAGATGGAGGCGTATTGCATCAACAAGAAGCTTATCCGAATATGACATTACTTGAAGCTGAACCGCGTGTTGAATCAGAAGATAATGGAGATGTAGCATACCAAAAAGCAAAAGAACTTCTAAAAAAATATCCGGATTTAAAAGGGATTATGGGAACCTCATCTTTTGATTCGCCAGGTATAGCCAGAGCAATAGAAGAGTTAGGGCTTACTGGAAAAGTCTTTACTGCAGGAACAGGATTACCGGCAGCAAATGCACAAATCCTAAAGGGAGGTTCAGTAGATGCCTTAACTCTTTGGGACCCGGCGCTAGCAGGAAAAGCAATGGCTTCTATCGCGGTAAAAATGTTGCGAGGAGAAGAGATAACAAATCATATGGACCTAGGGGTTGAAGGATATGAAGATGTTGTATTTAAAGAAGGTAGCGATAAGGTTCTTGAAGGTCAAGGCTGGATTGTAATCAATAAAGATAATGTAGATAGCTTTGGATTTTAA
- a CDS encoding helix-turn-helix domain-containing protein — protein sequence MSKQIKHQIKAVTTAMSRTNELYGYWAKKEGLNYNSLAILDAINTSEICTQKKICDEWLIPKQTVNTICKELLENRYIYFEENSADKRSKIIKLTTDGQNYVDGLLGGLYQIEEKVMEKMGKEMCEWFVKCTETYYTLFEREVKK from the coding sequence ATGAGTAAACAAATTAAACATCAAATAAAAGCTGTTACAACCGCAATGAGCAGGACTAATGAACTTTATGGTTATTGGGCAAAAAAAGAAGGTCTTAATTATAACTCACTTGCGATTTTAGATGCAATAAATACTAGTGAAATTTGCACTCAAAAAAAAATCTGTGATGAGTGGCTAATTCCAAAGCAAACTGTAAACACAATTTGTAAAGAATTATTAGAAAATAGGTATATTTATTTTGAAGAAAACTCAGCCGACAAAAGAAGCAAAATCATCAAACTGACTACTGATGGACAAAATTATGTCGATGGTCTTCTAGGTGGCTTATATCAAATTGAAGAAAAAGTAATGGAAAAGATGGGCAAAGAAATGTGTGAATGGTTTGTTAAATGCACTGAAACATATTACACACTGTTTGAAAGAGAAGTGAAAAAATGA
- a CDS encoding NAD(P)H-dependent oxidoreductase, with protein sequence MKTTIILSHPWHGSFNKAIMDSVVNQLEQAKKAYQVIDLNKVAFNPVLEEKDLALFSKGETTDPMVQKYQHMLMETDELVFIFPVWWFGIPAILKGFFDKVMLKDFAYIEGKTGLKGLLTHIKRTTVITTSELPTWYLILFSGNPIKGTFIRSTLRGIGLKKVKWLNSGMTSSGKKITRTNFLHKVKMRFSRYQLV encoded by the coding sequence ATGAAAACAACTATAATATTATCCCATCCATGGCATGGCAGTTTTAACAAGGCTATTATGGATAGTGTTGTCAACCAATTAGAACAAGCAAAAAAAGCCTATCAAGTTATTGACCTAAATAAAGTAGCCTTTAATCCAGTGCTTGAAGAAAAGGACCTAGCATTATTCTCAAAAGGTGAAACAACAGACCCTATGGTTCAAAAATACCAACATATGCTTATGGAAACTGATGAACTTGTCTTTATCTTTCCAGTCTGGTGGTTTGGCATTCCAGCCATCTTGAAAGGCTTTTTCGATAAAGTTATGTTAAAAGACTTCGCTTATATAGAAGGAAAAACAGGACTAAAAGGTTTACTGACCCATATTAAGCGAACTACTGTCATCACCACATCTGAACTACCTACATGGTACCTCATCTTATTCTCAGGCAACCCAATTAAAGGTACCTTTATACGATCCACTTTACGTGGCATTGGTCTTAAGAAAGTTAAATGGCTCAATAGTGGGATGACAAGTTCAGGTAAAAAAATCACACGTACTAATTTTCTTCATAAAGTCAAGATGCGATTTTCCAGGTATCAATTAGTTTAA
- a CDS encoding ABC transporter permease: MKQYKNYLRSIYKNDVYITRLVTLMIVWMLFMAIFKFDKFYSLINFQTMASQFPEFGLMALGVMLCMILGGIDLSVVGVANFTAIFSAIVLKQLVNSDGSLMSVAIPLIFMLAILLGALAGAFNGFLVSVIRIPPILATLGSFELFSGIAIILTKGKAISGIPLEFSELITNKLFGIIPNQLIIFVVMVILVAFLVNNTTYGKKLYLTGTNITAAKFSGIKTTRVLIKTYMISGISAALSGLIMMANYNSARADYGKVYTLQCVLIVVLGGVNPDGGKGKISGIVLAILVLQMLASGLNRFPQISSFYIPLIWGGVLIAVMVMNYFTENSRVRRR, translated from the coding sequence ATGAAACAGTATAAAAATTATCTAAGATCTATCTATAAGAATGATGTCTACATCACACGTCTTGTGACATTGATGATCGTTTGGATGTTGTTTATGGCTATATTTAAGTTTGACAAATTTTATTCATTAATAAATTTTCAAACCATGGCATCACAATTTCCTGAATTTGGTCTTATGGCCTTGGGCGTTATGCTATGTATGATTCTTGGAGGAATTGATTTGTCTGTTGTTGGGGTAGCCAACTTCACGGCTATTTTTTCTGCAATCGTGTTAAAGCAACTCGTTAATTCAGACGGTAGTTTAATGTCAGTAGCTATTCCATTGATTTTTATGCTTGCAATTTTATTGGGTGCATTAGCAGGAGCATTTAATGGGTTTTTGGTTTCAGTTATTCGTATACCGCCGATTTTAGCTACGTTAGGCTCCTTTGAACTGTTTAGCGGTATTGCAATTATTTTGACAAAAGGCAAGGCTATTAGCGGCATTCCCTTGGAGTTTTCTGAGTTGATTACCAATAAGCTTTTTGGCATTATTCCCAATCAGCTTATCATTTTTGTTGTAATGGTCATTCTCGTAGCTTTTTTAGTAAACAACACAACGTATGGAAAAAAACTGTATCTGACGGGAACTAATATAACGGCAGCAAAATTTTCTGGAATTAAAACAACACGTGTACTTATCAAAACTTATATGATCTCAGGAATTTCAGCGGCGTTATCGGGGCTTATAATGATGGCAAACTACAACTCTGCCCGAGCAGACTATGGAAAAGTATATACACTTCAATGTGTGCTTATTGTCGTGTTAGGTGGGGTTAATCCAGACGGTGGAAAAGGAAAAATCAGTGGCATTGTTCTTGCTATTTTGGTACTTCAGATGCTAGCATCCGGGTTAAATCGTTTTCCGCAGATCAGTAGCTTTTATATTCCGCTGATCTGGGGTGGTGTATTGATTGCAGTAATGGTTATGAACTATTTTACAGAAAACAGTAGAGTAAGGAGGAGATAG